From the Chitinivibrio alkaliphilus ACht1 genome, one window contains:
- a CDS encoding phosphatidylglycerophosphatase A, whose amino-acid sequence MILKCKKLVGTFFYVGCIPGAPGTYGSLATVLLLFLVRQRADPFFATAYMPQFFLALLGLVLLGVWASSGAEEIYGCHDPSEVVIDEVAGQLISLAGITTVLGGLTAESLLLAFVLFRFFDIVKPWPVHRFERLPGGVGVMLDDVCAGVLAAVSIRIGAMVYGSIMSVIA is encoded by the coding sequence GTGATTCTGAAATGTAAAAAACTCGTGGGAACATTTTTCTATGTCGGGTGCATTCCCGGTGCGCCTGGAACCTATGGTTCTCTGGCAACAGTGCTTCTTCTCTTTCTGGTTCGTCAGAGGGCTGATCCTTTTTTTGCGACAGCGTACATGCCCCAGTTTTTCCTGGCACTACTTGGCCTTGTCCTTTTGGGAGTTTGGGCTAGTTCAGGAGCTGAAGAGATCTATGGATGTCATGATCCTTCCGAAGTGGTGATTGATGAAGTTGCCGGGCAATTGATTAGCTTAGCAGGTATTACAACGGTTCTTGGGGGGCTTACAGCGGAATCGCTTCTTTTGGCTTTTGTCTTATTTCGGTTTTTTGATATTGTAAAACCGTGGCCAGTGCATCGTTTTGAGCGCTTGCCCGGCGGTGTTGGGGTAATGCTTGATGACGTGTGTGCCGGTGTGTTAGCTGCAGTCTCCATTCGAATTGGGGCGATGGTCTATGGATCAATTATGTCAGTTATTGCATGA
- a CDS encoding CinA family protein — MDQLCQLLHEDRDRLIAVCDCHGESIGVAESCTGGLLGELLTEKAGASAWFRGGVIAYDNDVKEQLLSVPSHILARHGAVSRETAMFMASGVQRLLSVRCSMAVSGVAGPGGAVAGKPVGTVCIAAATMNQIVSRSYYFYGNRRRVRLCAAREAFRLLLFLLPSPR; from the coding sequence ATGGATCAATTATGTCAGTTATTGCATGAAGATCGTGATAGGCTCATAGCAGTCTGTGATTGCCATGGTGAAAGCATTGGGGTGGCGGAATCCTGTACCGGTGGACTTCTGGGGGAGCTGTTAACGGAGAAAGCAGGTGCATCGGCATGGTTTCGTGGCGGCGTAATAGCCTATGACAATGACGTAAAAGAACAGCTCTTATCTGTTCCTTCGCACATTCTCGCTCGTCATGGTGCTGTGAGCCGCGAGACGGCTATGTTTATGGCTTCTGGGGTGCAGAGGTTGCTTTCCGTACGGTGTTCCATGGCGGTGTCGGGTGTTGCCGGTCCCGGGGGTGCAGTTGCAGGAAAGCCCGTTGGTACGGTGTGTATTGCCGCGGCAACAATGAATCAGATAGTGTCACGAAGCTATTATTTTTACGGTAATCGTCGGCGAGTACGTCTTTGTGCCGCCCGTGAAGCCTTTCGTCTCTTGTTGTTTCTTTTACCTTCTCCCCGTTGA
- the fusA gene encoding elongation factor G translates to MAEKKSSMEQLRNIGIIAHIDAGKTTTTERILYYTGRLHRIGEVHDGNATMDWMEQERQRGITITSAATRCEWNGTVINIIDTPGHVDFTIEVERSLRVLDGAVAVFDAVEGVEPQSETVWHQADTYKVPRICFVNKMDKVGADFHRAVETFGDKLTGTQVPIQIPIGEGDDFRGVVDLISMEALYYSEEDHGQHVRREPIPADLQDEAVVYRDALLEALADYDEAIMEAVLEEADISIETVQKAIRRAVIYEKFCPVMCGSAFKDKGVQQLLDAVVAYLPTPPERGSIMGVDPSTEKEISRAPTGTDPFSALVFKVESDEHVGTIAYMRAYSGVASTKGRLLNGRNGRKEKISRIFRMHSHKREAITEIHAGDIVAVVGLKWTTTGDSLSSEDAPIVFEGLTFPTPVISLSFEPRNSDDSPALEKALERLQAEDPTCSVSEDRETGQRLLSGMGELHLQVLVERLKSDFGVDVTVGKQRVAYRETIAASASQSREFRQALAGKEQSVTLSMRVEPLDSPGEDVQFETALSQESDVPEELVTACREGVESCLSGGEKSGFPLRGIRVVLENVGVNEEETTPLVCQVGASTVFRELCMQAGGVILEPVMKIEIVSPEEYVGAIINDLNSRRGVVRGIDMKEGRQYVHGLVPLAEMIGYATDIRSMSQGRANYTLAFSDYQHCESRMEEDILRRIGRVF, encoded by the coding sequence ATGGCAGAAAAAAAATCCTCCATGGAGCAGCTGCGTAATATCGGTATTATTGCGCACATTGATGCGGGAAAAACCACCACTACAGAACGAATATTGTACTATACTGGGCGTCTCCATCGCATTGGTGAGGTTCACGATGGAAATGCGACCATGGACTGGATGGAGCAGGAGCGTCAGCGCGGTATAACCATAACATCGGCAGCAACGCGATGTGAGTGGAATGGGACTGTCATTAATATTATTGACACACCGGGGCACGTTGATTTTACCATTGAAGTGGAGCGTTCTCTACGGGTTCTTGACGGTGCTGTAGCAGTGTTTGACGCCGTAGAAGGAGTAGAGCCTCAGTCTGAAACGGTGTGGCACCAGGCTGACACCTACAAGGTTCCACGTATCTGTTTTGTGAACAAAATGGATAAGGTGGGGGCAGACTTTCACCGGGCCGTGGAAACCTTTGGCGATAAGTTGACAGGGACACAGGTGCCCATACAGATTCCTATTGGTGAAGGGGATGATTTCCGCGGTGTTGTTGATTTGATCTCCATGGAAGCACTGTACTACTCAGAGGAAGATCATGGGCAGCATGTGCGTCGTGAACCAATACCGGCGGATTTGCAGGATGAGGCTGTGGTATATCGCGATGCTCTTTTAGAGGCCTTGGCTGATTATGATGAGGCCATAATGGAGGCTGTTCTTGAAGAGGCAGATATTTCTATTGAAACTGTGCAAAAGGCGATTCGCCGGGCTGTTATCTACGAAAAATTCTGTCCTGTTATGTGTGGCTCAGCCTTTAAGGATAAGGGCGTTCAGCAGTTGCTCGATGCGGTAGTTGCGTATTTGCCCACACCGCCAGAACGTGGTAGTATCATGGGGGTTGATCCAAGCACGGAAAAGGAAATTTCTCGAGCCCCCACAGGCACAGACCCCTTTTCCGCCCTCGTGTTTAAGGTAGAATCAGATGAACATGTTGGCACCATTGCTTACATGCGTGCTTATTCCGGGGTTGCTTCTACGAAGGGGCGTCTTCTTAATGGGCGGAATGGGCGGAAGGAAAAAATAAGCAGAATCTTTCGCATGCATTCCCATAAGCGTGAGGCAATTACGGAGATACATGCCGGTGATATTGTTGCCGTGGTTGGGTTAAAGTGGACCACCACAGGAGACTCGCTGAGCAGCGAAGATGCCCCAATTGTTTTTGAAGGGCTTACGTTTCCCACGCCAGTTATCTCTCTTTCCTTTGAGCCACGTAATAGTGATGACTCTCCTGCCCTCGAAAAGGCGCTTGAGCGGCTTCAAGCGGAAGATCCAACCTGTTCGGTTTCAGAAGACCGGGAAACAGGTCAACGGCTGCTTTCCGGAATGGGAGAGCTCCACTTGCAGGTGCTTGTAGAACGGCTAAAAAGCGATTTTGGTGTCGATGTTACCGTTGGGAAACAGCGTGTTGCCTATCGGGAGACCATTGCGGCTTCGGCATCGCAATCCCGGGAGTTTCGTCAGGCCTTGGCAGGAAAAGAGCAGTCGGTTACCCTCTCTATGCGGGTTGAGCCCTTGGATAGTCCTGGTGAGGATGTTCAGTTTGAAACAGCTCTCTCGCAGGAGTCCGATGTTCCTGAGGAGCTGGTTACGGCCTGTCGCGAAGGGGTGGAGTCGTGCCTTTCAGGAGGAGAAAAAAGCGGTTTTCCTCTTCGAGGTATTCGGGTGGTTCTTGAAAATGTTGGTGTCAATGAGGAAGAGACAACGCCCTTGGTGTGTCAAGTTGGAGCCTCTACGGTCTTTCGTGAGCTTTGCATGCAGGCGGGAGGGGTGATCCTTGAGCCAGTGATGAAAATAGAGATCGTTTCCCCTGAAGAGTACGTTGGTGCAATAATAAATGACCTAAACAGTAGGCGCGGGGTCGTACGGGGGATTGATATGAAGGAAGGGCGTCAGTACGTTCATGGTCTGGTTCCTCTGGCAGAAATGATTGGATATGCCACGGATATTCGCTCCATGAGTCAGGGGCGGGCAAATTATACCTTGGCATTTTCTGATTATCAGCATTGTGAATCTCGTATGGAAGAAGATATATTAAGGCGGATTGGAAGGGTTTTTTAA
- the tuf gene encoding elongation factor Tu, with amino-acid sequence MSKAKFERNKDHMNVGTIGHVDHGKTTLTAAICTTQAARGFGDARKFDEIDNAPEEKERGITIATSHVEYETGSRHYAHVDCPGHADYIKNMVTGAAQMDGAILVVSAADGPMPQTREHILLSRQVGVPKIVVFLNKVDMVDDEELLELVEMEVRELLAEYEFDEETPVIHGSALKALEGDESEIGQGAIAQLMDAIDETFPQPQRDTDKDFLMPIEDVFTIQGRGTVVTGKIERGVIHPSDDVEIVGIKDTQKTTVTGVEMFRKLLDEGQAGDNVGCLIRGIDRDQVERGMVLAKPGSITPHTKFKAEVYVLSKDEGGRHKPFFSGYRPQFYFRTTDVTGDITLEEGVDMVMPGDKATFNVELICPIAMEKELRFAIREGGRTVGAGLVTEIVE; translated from the coding sequence ATGTCTAAAGCAAAATTTGAACGTAACAAGGACCACATGAACGTGGGAACCATCGGTCACGTTGACCATGGTAAAACAACTCTTACTGCGGCTATTTGTACCACTCAGGCTGCTCGTGGCTTTGGTGATGCGCGTAAGTTTGATGAGATTGATAACGCGCCCGAGGAAAAAGAGCGTGGTATTACAATTGCGACATCGCACGTTGAGTATGAGACGGGTAGTCGTCACTATGCACACGTAGACTGTCCTGGTCACGCAGACTATATTAAAAATATGGTTACTGGTGCGGCACAGATGGATGGTGCTATTCTTGTTGTGTCTGCAGCTGATGGTCCCATGCCGCAAACTCGTGAGCACATCCTTCTTTCTCGTCAGGTTGGGGTTCCTAAAATCGTTGTATTCCTTAATAAGGTAGATATGGTTGACGATGAGGAGCTTCTCGAGCTTGTTGAGATGGAAGTTCGCGAACTTCTTGCTGAGTATGAGTTTGATGAAGAGACGCCGGTGATTCACGGTTCTGCTCTGAAGGCTCTTGAGGGTGATGAGTCTGAGATTGGTCAAGGCGCTATTGCACAGCTGATGGACGCTATTGATGAGACCTTTCCTCAGCCCCAGCGTGATACCGATAAGGATTTCCTTATGCCCATTGAAGATGTTTTTACTATTCAGGGGCGTGGTACTGTTGTAACTGGTAAGATTGAGCGTGGTGTGATTCACCCCAGTGATGATGTTGAGATTGTTGGTATCAAGGATACTCAAAAAACTACCGTGACTGGTGTTGAGATGTTTAGAAAGCTTCTTGATGAAGGTCAGGCTGGTGATAATGTTGGGTGTCTTATTCGTGGTATCGACCGTGACCAAGTAGAGCGTGGTATGGTACTGGCAAAACCCGGTTCAATTACTCCCCACACGAAGTTTAAGGCTGAAGTATACGTTCTTAGCAAAGATGAAGGTGGACGTCATAAGCCATTCTTCAGCGGCTATCGTCCTCAGTTCTATTTCCGTACTACAGACGTTACTGGTGATATTACCCTTGAAGAAGGTGTTGATATGGTAATGCCTGGTGATAAGGCGACATTTAATGTTGAACTTATTTGCCCCATTGCTATGGAAAAAGAGCTTCGCTTTGCGATTCGTGAAGGTGGAAGAACAGTTGGTGCTGGTCTTGTAACTGAGATTGTTGAGTAG
- the rpsJ gene encoding 30S ribosomal protein S10: MTGEKIRIRLKSFDHSILDKSASDIVRTAKGAGARISGPVPLPTKKTVYTVNRSPHVNSKSREQFETRVHKRLIDIVESTPQTVDSLMKLDLPAGVDVEIKV, encoded by the coding sequence GTGACAGGCGAAAAAATTAGGATACGATTAAAGTCTTTTGATCACAGTATTCTTGATAAGTCAGCTTCTGATATTGTGCGGACTGCTAAAGGTGCCGGTGCCAGAATTTCTGGTCCGGTTCCTCTTCCGACAAAGAAGACTGTCTATACTGTGAATCGTTCACCTCACGTGAATTCAAAATCTCGTGAGCAGTTTGAGACACGGGTTCATAAGCGTCTTATTGATATTGTGGAATCAACCCCTCAAACGGTTGACTCTCTCATGAAGCTTGATCTGCCCGCTGGTGTAGACGTAGAAATAAAAGTGTGA
- the rplC gene encoding 50S ribosomal protein L3, with translation MHGLLGKKIGMTRIIDPETGVVIPVTAIDVSGNVVLQRKRADVDGYEAVQVGFEAVKEKSVSKAEACHAKKYGSDPVRHIREFPVDASEELTPGQELGVDVFKNASFVDVTGVTKGRGFAGTVKRYGFAIGRMTHGNTNKRARGSVGAGSDPSRVFPGLKMAGQYGNQQKTTIGLELVSVDAEKNLIFVKGSVPGRKNGLLSIRKNVVKG, from the coding sequence ATGCATGGACTATTAGGAAAGAAAATAGGCATGACCCGCATTATTGACCCTGAAACCGGAGTCGTCATTCCAGTTACGGCTATTGATGTTTCCGGGAACGTGGTGTTGCAGCGAAAGCGTGCTGACGTTGATGGGTATGAGGCGGTGCAGGTTGGTTTTGAGGCAGTGAAAGAGAAATCTGTTTCGAAGGCAGAGGCGTGTCATGCAAAAAAGTATGGTTCAGATCCGGTGCGCCACATACGGGAGTTTCCCGTTGATGCGTCTGAAGAACTTACTCCTGGCCAAGAGCTTGGGGTAGATGTTTTTAAAAATGCGTCTTTTGTGGATGTGACGGGTGTGACTAAGGGTCGTGGTTTTGCCGGTACCGTAAAGCGGTATGGGTTTGCTATCGGGCGGATGACGCACGGTAATACCAACAAGAGAGCACGTGGTTCTGTTGGTGCTGGTTCAGATCCGTCGCGTGTGTTTCCCGGGTTGAAAATGGCTGGGCAGTACGGTAATCAGCAGAAGACGACCATTGGGTTAGAGTTGGTTTCTGTGGATGCTGAGAAGAATCTGATTTTTGTGAAGGGATCTGTGCCCGGACGCAAAAACGGTCTGCTAAGCATTAGAAAAAACGTAGTAAAGGGTTAG
- the rplD gene encoding 50S ribosomal protein L4, with product MEAKVYDVNGVEKSSVSLPEAVFGCEVNEALVHTVVKAYLANQRQGTAKTKGRSEVSGGGRKPFRQKGTGQARAGSNTSPLWIRGGKAHGAQPRDYRQGLTKKMRRGALVSAYSARASEENVAVLDGADFVEPKTSLFAGFLDKIGFSGKKVLVVISDDSRNVYLSGRNVKGVTLRRYCDVCTYDVVHADKVLFVNEDLVNKVEGVVKGE from the coding sequence ATGGAAGCAAAAGTGTATGATGTAAACGGTGTTGAAAAAAGCTCTGTTTCACTACCTGAAGCTGTATTCGGGTGTGAAGTGAATGAGGCTCTTGTTCATACTGTTGTGAAAGCCTATCTTGCAAATCAGCGTCAGGGTACTGCGAAGACGAAGGGGCGTTCTGAAGTGAGCGGTGGTGGCCGTAAACCCTTTCGTCAAAAGGGTACTGGTCAAGCACGTGCTGGTTCGAACACTTCTCCTCTGTGGATTCGTGGTGGTAAAGCTCATGGAGCTCAACCTCGTGATTACCGTCAGGGTCTCACAAAGAAGATGCGTCGTGGCGCCTTGGTGAGTGCTTACTCTGCTCGGGCAAGTGAAGAGAATGTGGCTGTTCTTGATGGTGCTGATTTTGTCGAGCCGAAGACTTCTCTATTTGCAGGTTTTCTTGACAAGATTGGGTTTTCAGGCAAAAAAGTTCTTGTTGTTATTTCAGATGACAGTAGGAATGTATATTTGTCGGGTCGAAATGTAAAGGGTGTTACTCTGCGCAGATACTGTGATGTATGTACCTATGATGTGGTGCATGCAGACAAAGTTTTGTTTGTAAATGAAGACCTGGTAAACAAGGTCGAAGGAGTAGTAAAAGGTGAGTAG
- a CDS encoding 50S ribosomal protein L23, whose product MSRLHSIISAPLITEKTVEQQQEGKYAFKVRKDSTKVEIKEAVEKLFDVTVVSVNTANYTGKTKRVGRSVGKRSDWKKAYVQLQDGESIKEFGEL is encoded by the coding sequence GTGAGTAGACTCCATTCTATAATCAGTGCCCCTCTCATAACAGAAAAAACTGTAGAGCAGCAGCAAGAAGGCAAGTATGCCTTTAAGGTTCGGAAAGATTCAACTAAGGTTGAAATTAAGGAAGCTGTAGAGAAGCTCTTTGATGTGACTGTTGTGAGTGTGAATACTGCGAATTATACAGGAAAAACAAAGCGCGTTGGTCGCTCTGTTGGTAAGCGATCAGACTGGAAAAAGGCATATGTCCAGCTCCAGGATGGTGAGAGTATTAAAGAATTTGGTGAATTATAA
- the rplB gene encoding 50S ribosomal protein L2, which produces MAIKSFKPKSPTLRYKRILDKSELCKDAPWKSLTAPKKSTAGRNDSGRITSRFRGGGHKQKYRIVDFKGNKHGVPGVVERIEYDPNRTANIALVKYADGERRYTLATLNMYVGMEIIAGENVEPKEGNRLPLGKIYPGYDVCNVEMREGNGGKMVRSAGTFATVVAKDGDKVQLRLPSGEIRAFRETLYATVGQVSNVDHMNEVGGSAGRSRWKGRKPHVRGVVMNPVDHPMGGGEGKTSGGGHPVSPWGKKAKGQKTRKRGKASDKYIVKKRK; this is translated from the coding sequence ATGGCTATCAAAAGTTTTAAGCCGAAAAGTCCTACCCTTCGTTATAAGCGAATCCTGGACAAGAGTGAGCTTTGCAAAGATGCTCCTTGGAAGAGCTTGACAGCTCCAAAGAAGAGTACTGCCGGACGAAATGATTCCGGTCGTATCACTTCTCGGTTTCGCGGCGGAGGTCACAAGCAAAAGTATCGTATTGTTGACTTTAAAGGTAATAAGCACGGTGTTCCCGGTGTTGTAGAACGGATCGAATATGATCCTAATCGTACGGCAAATATTGCCCTTGTCAAATATGCTGATGGTGAAAGACGATATACCCTTGCCACATTAAACATGTATGTAGGAATGGAAATTATTGCAGGAGAAAACGTAGAGCCCAAAGAAGGCAATCGTCTTCCCCTAGGTAAGATTTATCCTGGGTATGATGTGTGTAATGTGGAAATGAGAGAAGGTAACGGTGGGAAAATGGTTCGCAGTGCGGGTACATTTGCCACGGTAGTTGCTAAGGATGGTGATAAGGTACAGCTTCGTCTCCCCTCTGGAGAAATTCGCGCTTTTAGAGAAACACTCTATGCGACAGTTGGTCAAGTAAGTAATGTTGATCATATGAATGAGGTAGGCGGTTCGGCTGGCCGGTCACGATGGAAAGGTAGAAAACCCCATGTTCGCGGTGTTGTGATGAACCCCGTGGATCACCCAATGGGTGGTGGTGAAGGGAAAACATCTGGTGGTGGACATCCCGTATCACCTTGGGGCAAGAAAGCCAAGGGACAGAAGACACGTAAGCGTGGAAAAGCTTCTGATAAATATATCGTAAAGAAAAGAAAATAA
- the rpsS gene encoding 30S ribosomal protein S19, which produces MSRSIKKGPFVDEHLAKKVRSAVENDEKSVIKTWSRRSTILPEFVGLTFSVHNGNKFVPVYVTENMVGHKLGEFAPTRSFRGHAGSVARR; this is translated from the coding sequence ATGTCAAGATCAATTAAGAAAGGGCCATTTGTAGATGAACATCTTGCAAAAAAGGTCCGTAGTGCAGTAGAAAATGATGAGAAGTCTGTGATTAAGACATGGTCTCGTCGTTCTACTATTTTGCCTGAGTTTGTCGGTTTGACTTTTTCAGTACATAACGGTAATAAGTTCGTACCTGTGTATGTAACGGAGAATATGGTGGGGCATAAGCTTGGCGAGTTTGCGCCAACCCGCTCATTTCGCGGACATGCCGGAAGCGTTGCAAGGAGGTAA
- the rplV gene encoding 50S ribosomal protein L22, producing MEAKALAKYIRSSAQKCRLVADEVRGKKVGDALNLLRYSMQKKVSLDVEKVIRSAVANLEEMNSDVNVDVENLVVRTIQIDEGPTLKRFRPRAQGRAGRINKRMCHIKVTVSSEEA from the coding sequence ATGGAAGCAAAAGCTTTAGCAAAATATATCCGTTCCTCTGCCCAAAAATGCCGTTTAGTCGCTGATGAAGTACGAGGTAAGAAAGTTGGTGATGCCTTAAATCTTCTACGTTATTCTATGCAGAAAAAGGTATCTCTTGATGTAGAGAAAGTTATTCGTTCCGCTGTGGCAAATCTCGAAGAGATGAACTCAGATGTGAATGTGGATGTGGAAAACCTTGTAGTTCGGACTATTCAGATTGATGAAGGTCCAACCTTAAAGCGGTTTCGTCCTCGTGCACAAGGAAGAGCGGGAAGAATAAACAAACGTATGTGTCACATTAAGGTTACCGTTTCGAGCGAGGAGGCATAG
- the rpsC gene encoding 30S ribosomal protein S3, with product MGQKVSPIGFRLGYNREHESIWYSDDKFADNLKEDELVRGYLAKRIGQAGLSRVYIERTASKVTVTICASRPGIVIGRKGSEVEKLKAELQRITGKDVHINVREVKKPEIDAQLVGDNIAAQIERRISYKRAAKKAIQTAMRLGADGIKIRIAGRLNGSDIARGETYGEGRVPLHTLRADVDFAYSRASTQYGVIGIKTWICKGEKFSLKSNNS from the coding sequence TTGGGTCAGAAGGTTAGTCCAATAGGATTTCGATTAGGATATAATAGAGAGCACGAGTCAATTTGGTATAGTGATGATAAGTTCGCTGATAATCTAAAAGAAGACGAGTTGGTTCGTGGATATTTGGCAAAACGAATTGGTCAAGCGGGCTTGTCGCGGGTGTATATCGAACGTACTGCGAGTAAAGTTACTGTTACAATTTGTGCATCTCGTCCCGGTATTGTAATCGGGCGTAAAGGCTCAGAAGTTGAAAAGCTGAAGGCTGAGTTGCAGCGTATTACTGGCAAGGACGTACATATCAATGTTCGGGAAGTGAAAAAGCCCGAGATTGATGCGCAGCTTGTTGGTGATAATATTGCAGCACAGATTGAGCGTCGAATCTCGTATAAGCGTGCGGCCAAAAAGGCAATTCAAACAGCAATGCGTCTTGGTGCTGATGGTATAAAGATCCGTATTGCCGGTCGTTTGAACGGTTCAGATATTGCTCGCGGGGAAACCTATGGTGAGGGTCGAGTGCCTTTGCATACTCTTCGTGCAGATGTTGATTTTGCCTACTCCCGTGCATCGACACAGTACGGTGTTATTGGTATTAAAACATGGATTTGCAAGGGTGAAAAATTCTCCTTGAAGTCAAACAATAGCTAA
- the rplP gene encoding 50S ribosomal protein L16, translated as MLSPKKVKWRKQQRGRMRGKASRGNRVSFGEYGIQALECGWITSQQIEACRVTIMRTLKRGAKLWIRVFPHKSVTATAAETRMGKGKGSPEYWVAVVKPGTMMFELAGASHENSTKALKLAMDKLPIKAQFVKNENS; from the coding sequence ATGCTTTCACCGAAAAAAGTAAAATGGCGTAAGCAGCAGCGTGGCCGAATGAGAGGTAAGGCTTCTCGTGGAAACAGAGTTTCCTTTGGGGAGTATGGTATTCAGGCCCTTGAGTGTGGGTGGATAACTTCTCAGCAGATTGAGGCATGCCGGGTTACCATAATGCGGACTCTCAAACGGGGCGCAAAGCTATGGATTCGGGTATTTCCTCATAAGTCGGTTACTGCTACTGCAGCGGAAACACGTATGGGTAAAGGTAAGGGTTCTCCAGAGTATTGGGTTGCTGTTGTAAAGCCTGGTACAATGATGTTTGAGCTTGCAGGTGCAAGCCATGAGAACTCCACGAAGGCTTTAAAGCTTGCTATGGATAAGCTGCCTATTAAAGCCCAGTTTGTTAAAAATGAAAATAGCTGA
- the rpmC gene encoding 50S ribosomal protein L29, which produces MKSEELRGLSVDSLEEKIGELEDEYFQLRFKKEMGQLENPLQLREKRRVIARAKTILTEKSNA; this is translated from the coding sequence ATGAAATCTGAAGAGTTAAGAGGTCTTTCTGTAGATTCTCTTGAGGAAAAGATAGGTGAGTTAGAGGATGAGTATTTCCAGCTCCGTTTCAAAAAAGAGATGGGACAGTTGGAAAATCCTCTTCAGCTTCGGGAAAAAAGAAGAGTTATTGCACGTGCAAAGACGATTCTTACAGAAAAAAGTAACGCTTAG
- the rpsQ gene encoding 30S ribosomal protein S17 codes for MAERNNRKTRNGVVTSAKADKTIVVNVQRQVVHPKYGKMVRLNKKYKAHDEHNTCNEGDTVRIMETRPLSRTKRWRLVEIIEKAQ; via the coding sequence ATGGCTGAAAGAAATAATCGGAAAACACGAAACGGTGTAGTAACCAGTGCTAAGGCTGATAAAACTATTGTCGTGAATGTTCAGCGTCAGGTGGTACACCCTAAGTATGGTAAGATGGTGCGACTGAATAAGAAGTACAAGGCTCACGATGAACACAATACGTGTAATGAAGGTGATACTGTACGGATTATGGAAACGCGTCCGTTGTCTCGAACCAAGCGGTGGCGCCTTGTTGAGATCATCGAAAAAGCTCAGTAG
- the rplN gene encoding 50S ribosomal protein L14, whose translation MLQVGSKIKVADNSGAKVVKCIKVLGGAKRRYARLGDVIVVAVQSASPGANVAKGSVQRAVVVRTAKEFGRRDGSFIKFSDNAAVIINENGEMKGTRIFGPIARELREKGLMRIVSLAPEVL comes from the coding sequence ATGTTACAAGTTGGATCAAAAATAAAAGTTGCCGACAACTCCGGTGCAAAGGTTGTTAAGTGCATTAAGGTGTTGGGCGGTGCAAAAAGACGTTATGCCAGACTAGGTGATGTCATTGTTGTGGCCGTACAGAGTGCTTCCCCTGGTGCGAATGTTGCAAAGGGTTCCGTGCAAAGAGCAGTAGTTGTAAGAACCGCCAAGGAATTTGGCCGTCGAGATGGTTCTTTTATCAAATTTAGTGATAATGCTGCGGTAATTATTAACGAGAATGGTGAAATGAAGGGGACACGCATTTTTGGTCCCATCGCTCGTGAGCTCCGTGAAAAAGGGCTTATGAGAATTGTTTCGCTTGCACCGGAAGTTCTTTGA
- the rplX gene encoding 50S ribosomal protein L24 — MFRIVKGDTVQVISGSEKGNRGKVIELTKDKNKVKVQGLNMVKRHVKPSQSNPEGGIIEKEAFLHISNVMIVDPKSDKPTRIGAGYDKDGKKVRVAQVSKEQLD, encoded by the coding sequence ATGTTTAGAATAGTTAAGGGTGATACAGTTCAAGTTATTTCGGGGTCTGAAAAAGGTAACCGGGGTAAAGTAATTGAGCTGACCAAGGATAAAAATAAGGTAAAGGTTCAGGGCCTCAATATGGTTAAACGCCATGTGAAGCCTTCACAATCTAATCCTGAAGGTGGAATTATTGAAAAGGAAGCCTTCCTTCACATTTCAAATGTGATGATAGTAGATCCTAAGTCGGATAAACCGACACGGATTGGGGCTGGGTACGATAAAGATGGAAAAAAAGTAAGAGTAGCACAGGTATCTAAGGAGCAGTTAGATTGA